From Streptomyces griseorubiginosus, one genomic window encodes:
- a CDS encoding heavy metal translocating P-type ATPase, translating into MTSPIASEVELVIGGMTCASCAARVEKKLNRMDGVSATVNYATEKARVSYHAGVEVADLIATVVKTGYTAEEPTPAPPEPEETDPELDGLRQRLFVSLALALPVVALSMVPALQFDNWQWLALTLASPVVVWGGRPFHKTACTNVRHAAATMDTLVSVGTLAAFGWSLWALFLGDAGMPGMRERFALTVGDMDGASTIYLEVAAGVTAFILLGRYLEARAKRRAGAALRALMELGAKDVSVLRDGREVRIPAERLGVGDRFVVRPGEKIATDGTVVEGASAVDASMLTGESVPVDVGVGDAVTGATVNAGGRIVVMATRVGEETRLARMARLVEDAQNGKAQVQRLADRVAAVFVPVVIGIAAATFGGWLGATGDTAAAFTAAVAVLIIACPCALGLATPTALMVGTGRGAQLGILIKGPEVLESTRRVDTVVLDKTGTVTTGRMSLQEIYVTDGADEKQVLRLAGALEHASEHPVARAVALGAEERLGPLPEAESFENVPGKGVRGRVEGCEVAVGRLFDVLPAELARAKEEAERDGRTAVVVGWDGVARGVLAVADTVKETSAEAVRSLRALGLTPVLLTGDNRAVAEAVARDVGIGEVIAEVLPEDKVDAVRRLQREGRVVAMVGDGVNDAAALAAADLGLAMGTGTDAAIEAGDLTLVRGDLRVAADAIRLSRRTLSTIKGNLVWAFGYNVAALPLAAAGLLNPMIAGAAMAFSSVFVVTNSLRLRVFH; encoded by the coding sequence ATGACCTCCCCCATAGCCTCCGAAGTCGAGCTCGTCATCGGTGGGATGACCTGTGCCTCCTGCGCGGCCCGGGTCGAGAAGAAGCTCAACCGGATGGACGGGGTCAGCGCCACCGTCAACTACGCGACCGAGAAGGCCCGGGTCAGCTATCACGCCGGGGTCGAGGTCGCGGATCTCATCGCGACCGTCGTGAAGACGGGCTATACGGCCGAGGAGCCGACGCCCGCACCACCGGAGCCCGAGGAGACGGACCCCGAACTCGACGGACTCCGGCAGCGGCTGTTCGTCTCGCTCGCGCTCGCGCTGCCCGTCGTCGCGCTCTCCATGGTCCCGGCCCTCCAGTTCGACAACTGGCAGTGGCTCGCGCTCACGCTCGCCTCGCCCGTCGTGGTGTGGGGCGGCCGGCCCTTCCACAAGACCGCCTGCACGAACGTGCGGCATGCCGCGGCCACCATGGACACCCTCGTCTCGGTCGGGACGCTCGCCGCCTTCGGATGGTCGCTGTGGGCGCTGTTCCTCGGGGACGCGGGGATGCCGGGCATGCGGGAGCGGTTCGCGCTCACCGTGGGCGACATGGACGGCGCCTCGACGATCTATCTCGAGGTGGCGGCCGGGGTCACCGCCTTCATCCTGCTCGGCAGGTATCTGGAGGCCCGTGCCAAGCGCCGCGCGGGAGCCGCGCTCAGGGCGCTCATGGAACTGGGCGCCAAGGACGTCTCCGTGCTCCGGGACGGCCGTGAGGTGCGGATTCCGGCCGAACGGCTGGGCGTCGGGGACCGGTTCGTCGTACGGCCCGGGGAGAAGATCGCGACCGACGGCACCGTCGTCGAGGGCGCCTCCGCGGTGGACGCCTCGATGCTGACCGGCGAGTCGGTGCCGGTGGACGTGGGTGTCGGGGACGCGGTCACGGGTGCGACCGTCAACGCCGGCGGGCGGATCGTCGTCATGGCGACCCGGGTCGGGGAGGAGACACGGCTCGCGCGGATGGCGCGGCTGGTGGAGGACGCACAGAACGGCAAGGCGCAGGTGCAGCGGCTGGCCGACCGGGTCGCCGCGGTCTTCGTGCCGGTCGTCATCGGCATCGCCGCGGCCACCTTCGGGGGCTGGCTCGGCGCCACCGGGGACACCGCCGCCGCGTTCACCGCGGCCGTCGCCGTGCTGATCATCGCGTGCCCGTGCGCGCTGGGTCTGGCCACGCCGACCGCGCTCATGGTCGGCACCGGGCGCGGCGCGCAGCTCGGCATCCTCATCAAGGGGCCCGAGGTCCTGGAGTCCACGCGCCGCGTCGACACCGTCGTCCTGGACAAGACCGGCACGGTCACCACAGGGCGGATGAGCCTCCAGGAGATCTACGTCACCGACGGCGCCGACGAGAAGCAGGTGCTGCGGCTCGCGGGGGCCCTGGAGCACGCCTCCGAGCATCCCGTGGCCCGTGCCGTGGCCCTGGGTGCCGAGGAACGGCTCGGGCCGCTGCCGGAGGCCGAGAGCTTCGAGAACGTCCCCGGCAAGGGCGTACGCGGACGCGTGGAGGGCTGCGAGGTGGCCGTCGGGCGGCTTTTCGACGTGCTGCCCGCCGAGCTGGCCCGCGCCAAGGAGGAGGCCGAGCGGGACGGTCGTACGGCTGTCGTCGTCGGGTGGGACGGGGTGGCGCGCGGTGTGCTGGCCGTCGCCGACACCGTCAAGGAGACCAGCGCGGAGGCGGTGCGGTCACTGCGGGCGCTCGGGCTCACGCCGGTGCTGCTGACCGGGGACAACCGGGCGGTGGCCGAGGCGGTGGCCCGGGACGTCGGGATCGGCGAGGTGATCGCCGAGGTGCTGCCCGAGGACAAGGTCGATGCCGTACGACGGCTCCAGCGCGAGGGCCGGGTCGTCGCGATGGTCGGTGACGGCGTCAACGACGCGGCCGCGCTCGCCGCCGCCGACCTGGGCCTGGCGATGGGCACGGGGACCGACGCGGCGATCGAGGCGGGGGATCTGACGCTGGTGCGCGGGGACCTGCGGGTGGCCGCGGACGCGATCCGGCTCTCCCGGCGCACCCTGTCCACGATCAAGGGCAATCTCGTGTGGGCCTTCGGCTACAACGTGGCCGCGCTGCCGCTGGCCGCGGCGGGCTTGCTGAACCCGATGATCGCGGGGGCGGCGATGGCGTTCTCCTCGGTGTTCGTGGTGACCAACAGCCTGCGGCTGCGTGTCTTCCATTGA
- a CDS encoding heavy-metal-associated domain-containing protein, whose amino-acid sequence MTTRTDTAGSVTAVYKVSGMSCGHCEGAVSGEISEIDGVSSVKAVASSGEVTVVSAAPLDEEAVRAAVDEAGFELVGKA is encoded by the coding sequence ATGACCACTCGGACCGACACCGCCGGCTCCGTCACCGCCGTCTACAAGGTGAGCGGGATGAGCTGCGGACACTGCGAGGGGGCCGTCTCCGGGGAGATCTCCGAGATCGACGGGGTCAGCTCGGTGAAGGCGGTCGCCTCCAGCGGGGAGGTCACGGTGGTTTCGGCCGCGCCGCTGGACGAGGAAGCGGTGCGCGCCGCTGTGGACGAGGCCGGGTTCGAGCTCGTGGGGAAGGCCTGA
- a CDS encoding TetR/AcrR family transcriptional regulator: MPENEEKEQPRRRQARGERRIAQLLEAAATVFTTTGYTAASTNAIAREAGVSPGTLYQFFPNKEAIAIELGGRLVHEMQETYGEALAPVDPATPLEEVVGAAVDRFIAFNCEHPVFFALMHGPDIPGRMAEDHDALHAGLISRLETLMTSLLPEASPADVTRTAHMVLGLYKAGLELVLAHEGAEREAYVREVKNALVRYLDPMVGDRLGRSADAATRQAGLSLRNTP; the protein is encoded by the coding sequence GTGCCCGAGAACGAGGAGAAGGAGCAGCCGCGCCGACGTCAGGCCCGCGGCGAACGCCGGATCGCCCAGCTCCTGGAGGCGGCGGCCACCGTCTTCACGACCACGGGCTACACCGCGGCCAGCACCAACGCCATCGCCCGCGAGGCCGGCGTCTCACCCGGCACGCTCTACCAGTTCTTCCCGAACAAGGAAGCGATCGCGATCGAGCTGGGCGGGCGGCTCGTGCACGAGATGCAGGAGACGTACGGCGAGGCGCTCGCCCCGGTCGACCCGGCGACCCCACTGGAGGAGGTGGTCGGCGCGGCCGTGGACAGGTTCATCGCCTTCAACTGCGAGCACCCGGTGTTCTTCGCGCTCATGCACGGCCCCGACATCCCCGGCCGGATGGCGGAGGACCACGACGCGCTGCACGCGGGCCTCATCAGCCGGCTCGAGACCCTGATGACCTCACTGCTGCCCGAGGCTTCCCCGGCCGACGTGACCCGCACCGCCCACATGGTCCTCGGGCTGTACAAGGCGGGCCTGGAGCTGGTCCTCGCCCATGAGGGCGCCGAGCGCGAGGCGTACGTCCGCGAAGTGAAGAACGCGCTCGTGCGCTATCTGGACCCGATGGTCGGCGACCGACTCGGCCGGTCGGCCGACGCGGCGACCAGGCAGGCCGGCCTCTCCTTGAGAAATACCCCCTAG
- a CDS encoding MMPL family transporter — protein MTEVNRPPRVGRWTRLVTARPGLSLLAALVLTVLAVLAGSGVADRLGAGGWEDPAAESTYATKALEREFPDSQPNLLLLVDAGGASVDDPAVAAAANRLTEHLAAERGITGVGSYWAAKSPALRAEDGHEALIAARITGDEKQMGETLDRIAPSLRGTHGPVKVEIGGVVAVRHEMQTTIQEDLTRAEMIALPITLLLLVMVFGSAIAALLPLGIGIVAILGTNAVLRGLTEFTDVSVFAMNLTTALGLGLAIDYALFIVRRFREELATGADPLAAVGTTLRTAGRTVLFSALTVAVSLAAMLVFPQYFLRSFAYAGMAVVLLAAAAALILLPAALILLGHRVNSLDLRRLFRRGRPSAKEPGTAWARGATLVMRRAPFFALATTAVLVLLGLPFLGVKFGTADDRQLPASAESHVVQQHLRDGFPGSPGGGLEVLAEGRATPAQYTAYKNRVATLPEVLRVDGPLVKGDSAYFTVQPKGEAVDAGAQHLVRELRATKAPFDTKVTGTAAVLVDSKHAIGDRLPWAAAFIAIVTLLLVFLLTGSVLIPVQAVLLNALSLTAMFGAVVWVFQDGHLSGLLGFTSTGSIETTLPVLMFCVAFGLSMDYGVFLLSRIKEEHDRTGDHEEAIRHGLQRTGGLITAAAIILAVVMVAIGTSRVTNTKMLGLGIALAVLMDAMIVRSLLVPAVMKLTGRATWWAPKALRKAHDRFGLSEGEVKLPRGAGNCATSHDGPADENGDGTADASGSLRTLRRTSGGT, from the coding sequence ATGACCGAAGTCAACCGCCCACCCCGGGTCGGCCGCTGGACCCGTCTCGTCACCGCCCGCCCCGGGTTGTCGCTGCTCGCGGCCCTGGTGCTCACCGTCCTCGCCGTGCTGGCCGGCAGCGGGGTCGCCGACCGGCTCGGCGCCGGCGGCTGGGAGGACCCGGCCGCGGAGTCCACGTACGCCACCAAGGCGCTGGAGCGCGAGTTCCCGGACTCCCAGCCCAACCTCCTGCTGCTCGTGGACGCGGGCGGCGCCTCGGTGGACGACCCGGCGGTGGCCGCCGCCGCGAACCGCCTCACCGAGCACCTGGCCGCCGAGCGGGGCATCACCGGCGTCGGCTCCTACTGGGCCGCCAAGTCCCCTGCCCTGCGCGCCGAGGACGGCCACGAGGCGCTGATCGCCGCCCGCATCACCGGCGACGAGAAGCAGATGGGCGAGACCCTCGACCGCATCGCCCCCTCCCTGCGGGGGACGCACGGGCCGGTGAAGGTCGAGATAGGTGGCGTCGTCGCGGTGCGGCACGAGATGCAGACGACCATCCAGGAGGACCTCACCCGGGCCGAGATGATCGCCCTGCCGATCACCCTTCTGCTGCTGGTGATGGTCTTCGGCAGCGCGATCGCCGCCCTGCTGCCGCTCGGCATCGGCATCGTCGCGATCCTCGGGACCAACGCCGTGCTGCGCGGCCTGACCGAGTTCACCGACGTCTCCGTCTTCGCGATGAACCTCACCACGGCCCTCGGGCTCGGCCTGGCCATCGACTACGCCCTGTTCATCGTCCGCCGCTTCCGCGAGGAACTGGCCACCGGCGCAGACCCGTTGGCAGCGGTCGGCACCACCCTGCGCACCGCGGGCCGCACCGTCCTGTTCTCCGCCCTCACGGTCGCGGTCTCCCTGGCGGCGATGCTGGTCTTCCCGCAGTACTTCCTGCGGTCCTTCGCCTACGCCGGCATGGCGGTGGTCCTCCTCGCCGCGGCCGCCGCCCTGATCCTCCTCCCGGCCGCCCTGATCCTGCTGGGCCACCGGGTCAACTCCCTGGACCTGCGCCGGCTGTTCCGACGCGGGCGGCCGTCCGCGAAGGAACCGGGCACCGCCTGGGCCCGGGGGGCGACCCTCGTGATGCGCCGCGCCCCGTTCTTCGCCCTCGCCACCACCGCCGTCCTGGTCCTGCTCGGACTACCGTTCCTGGGCGTGAAGTTCGGCACCGCCGACGACCGCCAGCTGCCCGCCTCCGCCGAGTCCCACGTCGTCCAGCAGCACCTGCGCGACGGCTTCCCGGGCAGCCCGGGCGGCGGCCTCGAAGTGCTCGCGGAGGGCAGGGCGACCCCCGCGCAGTACACCGCCTACAAGAACCGCGTCGCGACCCTCCCCGAGGTCCTCCGGGTGGACGGCCCACTCGTCAAGGGCGACTCGGCCTACTTCACGGTCCAGCCCAAGGGCGAGGCCGTGGACGCCGGCGCACAGCACCTGGTCCGTGAGCTGCGCGCCACCAAGGCACCGTTCGACACCAAGGTCACCGGCACCGCGGCCGTCCTGGTCGACTCCAAGCACGCGATAGGAGACCGACTCCCCTGGGCGGCGGCCTTCATCGCGATCGTCACCCTGCTCCTGGTCTTCCTGCTGACCGGCAGCGTCCTGATCCCGGTCCAGGCGGTCCTCCTCAACGCCCTCAGCCTGACCGCGATGTTCGGCGCGGTGGTCTGGGTCTTCCAGGACGGCCACCTCTCCGGCCTCCTCGGCTTCACCAGCACCGGCTCGATAGAGACCACCCTCCCGGTCCTGATGTTCTGTGTCGCCTTCGGCCTGTCCATGGACTACGGCGTCTTCCTCCTCTCCCGCATCAAGGAGGAGCACGATCGGACCGGCGACCACGAGGAGGCGATCCGCCACGGCCTCCAGCGCACGGGAGGCCTGATCACAGCGGCGGCGATCATCCTCGCGGTGGTCATGGTCGCGATAGGCACCTCCAGGGTCACCAACACCAAGATGCTGGGCCTGGGCATAGCCCTGGCCGTCCTGATGGACGCGATGATCGTCCGCAGCCTGCTGGTCCCGGCGGTGATGAAACTGACGGGGAGGGCGACATGGTGGGCCCCGAAGGCTCTACGCAAGGCACACGACCGGTTCGGATTGAGCGAGGGGGAAGTAAAACTCCCTAGGGGCGCGGGGAACTGCGCGACCAGCCACGATGGCCCCGCAGACGAAAACGGCGATGGGACGGCAGATGCGAGCGGTTCTCTTCGAACACTACGGCGAACCTCTGGAGGTACGTGA
- a CDS encoding zinc-dependent alcohol dehydrogenase family protein, translated as MRAVLFEHYGEPLEVREVTDPHPAPHGVVVRVEATGLCRSDWHGWQGHDPDITLPHVPGHELAGTVETVGPGVSAWRPGDRVTVPFVCACGTCPSCQAGDHQICERQTQPGFTHWGSFAQYVALDHADVNLVAVPQDMSFTTAASLGCRFATAFRAVVQQGRVTAGEWVAVHGCGGVGLSAVMIAAASGARVVAVDVSPRALDLARKFGAAECVDASGTQDTAAAVRELTGGGAHLSLDALGSPATCAASVNSLRRRGRHLQVGLLPSPDGTTPVPMARAIALELELLGSHGMAAHTYPPMLELVRAGVLRPDLLVTSTISLDATPDALAAMGTAPGAGVTVIEPWS; from the coding sequence ATGCGAGCGGTTCTCTTCGAACACTACGGCGAACCTCTGGAGGTACGTGAAGTCACCGACCCTCACCCGGCCCCCCACGGAGTAGTCGTCCGCGTAGAAGCCACCGGCCTCTGCAGAAGCGACTGGCACGGCTGGCAGGGCCACGACCCCGACATCACCCTCCCGCACGTACCGGGCCATGAACTCGCCGGCACAGTGGAGACGGTCGGCCCCGGCGTGAGCGCCTGGCGCCCCGGCGACCGAGTCACCGTCCCCTTCGTCTGCGCCTGCGGCACCTGCCCGTCCTGCCAGGCCGGCGACCACCAGATCTGCGAGCGCCAGACACAGCCCGGCTTCACGCACTGGGGCTCGTTCGCCCAGTACGTGGCGCTGGACCACGCGGACGTGAACCTGGTGGCCGTACCCCAGGACATGTCCTTCACCACGGCCGCATCCCTCGGCTGCCGTTTCGCCACCGCGTTCAGAGCCGTGGTGCAGCAGGGCAGGGTCACCGCGGGGGAGTGGGTGGCGGTGCACGGCTGCGGTGGAGTGGGCCTGTCCGCGGTGATGATCGCGGCGGCCTCCGGCGCCCGGGTCGTCGCCGTGGACGTCTCTCCCCGAGCCCTGGACCTGGCAAGGAAGTTCGGCGCGGCGGAGTGCGTGGACGCGAGCGGCACGCAGGACACCGCGGCGGCGGTCCGGGAGCTGACCGGCGGGGGCGCCCATCTGTCACTCGACGCCCTGGGCTCCCCGGCCACCTGTGCCGCGTCCGTCAACTCCCTGCGCCGCCGCGGCCGGCACCTCCAGGTCGGTCTGCTGCCCTCGCCGGACGGCACGACCCCGGTCCCCATGGCCCGCGCGATCGCCCTGGAACTGGAACTCCTCGGCAGCCACGGCATGGCCGCCCACACCTACCCGCCGATGCTGGAACTGGTCCGGGCGGGCGTGCTGCGACCGGACCTGCTGGTCACGTCCACGATCTCGCTGGACGCGACCCCGGACGCCCTCGCGGCGATGGGCACGGCACCCGGAGCGGGGGTGACGGTCATCGAGCCGTGGAGCTGA
- a CDS encoding GNAT family protein: protein MSDLSVKPVLTGDRAVLRPFTEADADGMARILEDPEVLRFTGPPAAELTLERLRSWYGSRSAQPDRLDLAVTDRATGRLVGEVVLYEFDAHARSCTFRTLIGPEGRGRGLGTEATRLIVGYGFEQLGLHRIELEAYGHNARALRVYEKVGFVVEGVRREADLRDGEWVDWVVMGVLDRDWAALSSTAR from the coding sequence ATGAGCGACCTCTCCGTCAAACCCGTGCTGACCGGCGACAGGGCTGTGCTGCGGCCGTTCACCGAGGCGGACGCCGACGGCATGGCGAGGATCCTGGAGGACCCCGAGGTCCTTCGCTTCACCGGCCCGCCCGCCGCCGAACTCACCCTGGAGCGGCTGCGGTCCTGGTACGGCTCCCGGTCCGCGCAGCCCGACCGGCTCGACCTCGCCGTCACCGACCGTGCCACGGGACGACTCGTCGGCGAGGTCGTCCTGTACGAGTTCGACGCCCACGCCCGCAGCTGTACGTTCCGCACGCTCATCGGCCCCGAGGGACGCGGCCGGGGGCTCGGCACCGAGGCCACCCGCCTCATCGTCGGGTACGGCTTCGAGCAGCTGGGCCTGCACCGGATCGAGTTGGAGGCCTACGGCCACAACGCCCGTGCCCTGCGGGTCTACGAGAAGGTCGGCTTCGTGGTCGAAGGGGTGCGGCGGGAGGCCGATCTGCGCGACGGCGAGTGGGTGGACTGGGTGGTCATGGGTGTCCTCGACCGCGACTGGGCCGCCCTCAGCTCCACGGCTCGATGA
- a CDS encoding helix-turn-helix transcriptional regulator: MTDRRLWSYKEIAAHIRVQPDTVRSYRKHGLLPPPDHVEGGKPFWYADTVRAWVASRPGNRGRRED; encoded by the coding sequence ATGACCGACCGAAGGCTCTGGTCGTACAAGGAAATCGCGGCGCACATCCGTGTGCAGCCGGACACCGTGCGGTCGTACCGCAAACACGGGCTGCTGCCGCCCCCCGACCACGTCGAGGGCGGCAAGCCCTTCTGGTACGCGGACACCGTGCGGGCGTGGGTCGCGTCGCGGCCGGGCAACCGGGGGCGAAGAGAGGACTGA
- a CDS encoding helix-turn-helix domain-containing protein, with amino-acid sequence MDRPRRRLETPVGAATLLLGFDQPVRISRAGRDPDTLVSVYCGPTTTPAVGEHGGRLAGIEVMLAPWAAFTLFGTPQYELANRTVDPDALPHALDRRVGELAGALAALPSWEARFRLLDEVFARWWEAGTPCSARVVRAWSELVRTGGAMPVRRLAEEVGWSVRHLENRFREQIGLGPKAAARVLRLQRARRLLAAGHGQAETAAVCGFYDQAHLSGEFKAMTGCTPREFTTARRLPFAGAPPGDRMTGEATSLVLTSGASGASARSAVFSKTGGPG; translated from the coding sequence ATGGATCGACCTCGGCGGCGGCTTGAGACGCCTGTCGGGGCCGCCACCTTGTTGCTGGGGTTCGATCAGCCCGTGCGGATCAGTCGTGCGGGTCGGGACCCCGACACCCTCGTCTCCGTCTACTGCGGGCCCACGACCACCCCCGCCGTCGGTGAGCACGGCGGACGGCTCGCCGGTATCGAGGTGATGCTGGCCCCCTGGGCCGCCTTCACGCTCTTCGGCACCCCTCAGTACGAGCTCGCCAATCGCACCGTCGATCCCGACGCCCTCCCCCACGCCCTGGACCGGCGCGTCGGTGAACTCGCCGGTGCGCTGGCCGCGTTGCCGTCCTGGGAGGCCCGGTTCCGGCTGCTCGACGAGGTGTTCGCGCGGTGGTGGGAGGCCGGTACGCCGTGCTCGGCCCGTGTGGTGCGCGCCTGGTCGGAGTTGGTGCGCACCGGCGGGGCCATGCCGGTGCGGCGGCTCGCCGAGGAGGTGGGGTGGAGCGTGCGGCACCTCGAGAACCGGTTCCGGGAGCAGATCGGGCTGGGTCCCAAGGCGGCGGCACGGGTGCTGCGGTTGCAGCGGGCCCGGCGGCTGCTCGCCGCGGGGCATGGACAGGCGGAGACCGCGGCGGTCTGCGGGTTCTACGACCAGGCGCATCTGAGCGGCGAGTTCAAGGCGATGACGGGCTGCACGCCACGGGAGTTCACCACGGCCCGGCGGCTGCCGTTCGCGGGGGCGCCACCCGGCGACCGGATGACAGGAGAGGCCACGAGCCTGGTCCTGACCTCAGGGGCATCAGGGGCATCCGCGCGGAGTGCGGTTTTCTCCAAGACCGGCGGGCCCGGCTGA
- a CDS encoding sugar phosphate isomerase/epimerase produces the protein MTAPAPQPSLSRIRIGSAPDSWGVWFPDDPQQVPWQRFLDEVADSGYEWIELGPYGYLPTDPAVLTEEVNRRGLKVSAGTVFTGLHHGEAVWEKTWAHVADNAVLAQAMGAKHLVVIPSFWRDDKTGEVLEPSSLTAEQWGNLSSLTERLGQRVRDEYGLQIVVHPHADTHIDSEENVVRFLDATDSSLVSLCLDTGHYAYCGGDSVKLIETYGSRIGYLHLKQVDPEILADVRAKGTPFGPAVAQGVMCEPPSGVPALGPVLEAAGRLDVDLFAIVEQDMYPCEPDKPLPIAQRTRAFLRSCGA, from the coding sequence ATGACAGCGCCCGCACCGCAGCCCTCACTGTCCCGCATCCGGATCGGGTCGGCTCCCGACTCGTGGGGTGTGTGGTTCCCCGACGACCCCCAGCAGGTCCCCTGGCAACGCTTCCTCGACGAGGTCGCCGACTCCGGTTACGAGTGGATCGAGCTGGGGCCGTACGGGTACCTGCCGACCGATCCCGCAGTCCTCACCGAGGAGGTGAACCGCCGGGGCCTGAAGGTGTCCGCGGGCACCGTCTTCACCGGCCTGCACCACGGCGAGGCCGTGTGGGAGAAGACCTGGGCGCACGTCGCGGACAACGCGGTGCTGGCGCAGGCCATGGGGGCGAAGCACCTGGTCGTGATCCCGTCGTTCTGGCGGGACGACAAGACGGGTGAGGTGCTGGAGCCGTCGTCGCTGACGGCCGAGCAGTGGGGCAACCTGAGCTCGCTGACCGAGCGGCTGGGGCAGCGGGTGCGGGACGAGTACGGGCTCCAGATCGTCGTCCACCCGCATGCCGACACCCACATCGACAGCGAGGAGAACGTGGTCCGGTTCCTGGACGCGACGGACTCCTCCCTCGTGTCGCTGTGCCTGGACACCGGGCACTACGCGTACTGCGGCGGCGACAGCGTCAAGCTGATCGAGACGTACGGGTCGCGGATCGGGTACCTGCACCTCAAGCAGGTGGATCCGGAGATCCTGGCGGACGTGCGGGCCAAGGGGACGCCGTTCGGGCCGGCCGTGGCGCAGGGTGTGATGTGTGAGCCGCCGTCGGGGGTGCCGGCGCTTGGTCCTGTTCTGGAGGCGGCTGGGCGGCTGGACGTGGATCTGTTCGCGATCGTCGAGCAGGACATGTATCCGTGTGAGCCGGACAAGCCGTTGCCGATCGCTCAGCGGACCCGGGCGTTCTTGCGGTCCTGCGGGGCGTAG
- the iolC gene encoding 5-dehydro-2-deoxygluconokinase translates to MAYDLITMGRIGVDLYPLQTGVPLPQVTSFGKFLGGSATNVAVAAARLGRRTAVITRTGDDPFGTYLHEALRDFGVDDRWVTPVPSLPTPVTFCEVFPPDDFPLYFYRQPKAPDLEIDAHELDLDALHEASVFWVTGTGLSEEPSRTATLAALAHRAKAGTTVFDLDWRPMFWSDPATARPFYEEALRHTTVAVGNLDEVEVATGVRKPREAAQALLDAGVELAVVKQGPKGVLAVDSKGNEAEVPPLPVNVLNGLGAGDAFGGSLVHGLLEGWDLEKIMRHANAAGAIVASRLECSSAMPTVTEIEDAVAAGAVK, encoded by the coding sequence ATGGCGTACGACCTGATCACCATGGGGCGGATCGGTGTGGACCTGTATCCGCTCCAGACCGGTGTCCCGCTGCCGCAGGTGACGTCCTTCGGCAAGTTCCTGGGAGGCTCGGCGACCAACGTCGCGGTCGCCGCCGCACGCCTGGGACGGCGGACCGCGGTGATCACCCGCACCGGCGACGACCCCTTCGGCACCTACCTGCACGAGGCCCTGCGGGACTTCGGCGTCGACGACCGCTGGGTCACCCCGGTCCCCAGCCTGCCGACCCCCGTCACCTTCTGCGAGGTCTTCCCGCCGGACGACTTCCCGCTGTACTTCTACCGGCAGCCCAAGGCCCCTGACCTGGAGATCGACGCCCACGAGCTGGACCTCGACGCCCTCCACGAGGCGAGCGTCTTCTGGGTCACCGGCACCGGCCTGAGCGAGGAGCCGAGCCGTACGGCGACGCTGGCGGCCCTCGCCCACCGCGCCAAGGCCGGCACCACGGTCTTCGACCTGGACTGGCGTCCGATGTTCTGGAGCGACCCGGCCACCGCCCGCCCCTTCTACGAAGAGGCCCTGCGCCACACCACCGTCGCCGTCGGCAACCTCGACGAGGTCGAGGTCGCCACCGGGGTGCGCAAGCCCCGCGAGGCGGCTCAGGCCCTCCTGGACGCCGGTGTCGAGCTCGCGGTCGTCAAGCAGGGCCCCAAGGGCGTCCTCGCCGTCGACAGCAAGGGCAACGAGGCCGAGGTCCCGCCCCTGCCCGTGAACGTCCTCAACGGTCTCGGCGCCGGTGACGCCTTCGGCGGCTCCCTCGTCCACGGCCTCCTCGAAGGCTGGGACCTGGAGAAGATCATGCGCCACGCCAACGCGGCCGGCGCCATCGTCGCCTCCCGCCTCGAGTGCAGCTCGGCGATGCCGACCGTCACCGAGATCGAGGACGCGGTCGCGGCGGGAGCGGTCAAGTGA